ACGTCGTGCGACGCATCTTCCGTTCTACCTTGGCCGTGCTGGCCGCCGTTTTTGTGGTCTCGACGCTCCCACTTTCCGCGGCTCAGGCTCAAACGCCGCCGGCGGCTGTCGCCGGCGAAGCGCCGCCCGCTTCGGCTTCGGACTACCTTCTGGGCTCGGGCGACAAGGTTCGTGTCACCGTCTATGGCGAGCCTGAGCTTTCGGGCGAATTCTTCGTCACCGGCAGCGGCCTGGTCTCGCTGCCGTTGATTGGCGAGGTCAGAGCCGCCGGATTGAACGTTCGCCAGTTCCAGGACACCGTGCAGAACGCCCTGAGCAACGGCTATCTCAAGGAGCCTCGCGTCAGCGCCGAGGTGCTGTCCTTCCGCCCGTTCTA
The window above is part of the Caulobacter soli genome. Proteins encoded here:
- a CDS encoding polysaccharide biosynthesis/export family protein, producing MYVVRRIFRSTLAVLAAVFVVSTLPLSAAQAQTPPAAVAGEAPPASASDYLLGSGDKVRVTVYGEPELSGEFFVTGSGLVSLPLIGEVRAAGLNVRQFQDTVQNALSNGYLKEPRVSAEVLSFRPFYILGEVDKPGTYPYTSGLTVFNAVATAGGFTYRADKGKVFIKRLGEAVEHKYTLDPTVTVAPGDTIRIGERFF